A genomic segment from Polyangium mundeleinium encodes:
- a CDS encoding DUF1993 domain-containing protein yields MNVSLYDASIPTMIRMLQNLRQILQKGAAFAGQKGMSPAALLDRSLHPDMFPLSRQVEIVVSGVKGSAARLAGRLDPKEERPEFAVFNRGDEPSFGDRLTSFDELQAQIEDAIAYLKTLSCQEIEAAPATITVAKRGEARIFETRSFLLDYVLPNLYFHITVVYSLLRSAGVDVGKKDFEGTPAYRVQRQA; encoded by the coding sequence ATGAACGTATCTCTGTACGACGCCAGCATCCCCACCATGATTCGCATGTTGCAGAATCTGAGGCAGATCCTTCAAAAGGGGGCCGCCTTTGCTGGCCAGAAAGGAATGAGCCCGGCTGCCCTGCTCGACCGGAGCCTCCATCCAGACATGTTTCCGCTCTCGCGGCAGGTGGAAATCGTGGTCTCAGGCGTGAAGGGCAGCGCCGCCCGGCTGGCCGGCCGCCTGGATCCGAAGGAGGAGAGGCCGGAGTTCGCGGTCTTCAACAGAGGGGACGAGCCATCCTTTGGCGACCGGCTCACGTCCTTCGACGAGCTGCAGGCGCAGATCGAAGATGCCATCGCGTACCTGAAGACGCTCTCGTGCCAGGAGATCGAGGCTGCGCCGGCCACCATCACGGTGGCCAAGCGAGGGGAGGCGCGCATCTTCGAGACCCGCTCCTTCCTGCTCGACTATGTCCTCCCCAATCTCTACTTCCACATCACCGTCGTGTACTCCCTGCTCCGATCAGCAGGCGTCGATGTGGGAAAGAAGGACTTCGAAGGGACGCCCGCCTATCGCGTCCAGCGCCAGGCGTGA
- a CDS encoding sterol desaturase family protein, translated as MEVRIDVPNCNRQANEAIQRLKALKRWVWDRDISFGRAGPQVMVLAVLAAAALVAELSWHHDGLGLLELLHAKSVVIFYNVKALALSDVDAPIASWIVAAAMARIVFGILVGILDAAFYKRITGRPFDWEAMINVSVVNVVFLLTTVFTFMNPSVQRLLQHYAALIDRVPTMVHLHGALALIVACLLADFCYYWSHRWSHGNRFFWNLGHINHHRSRNLSQLTQAVDPQSSLLDVAGGRAFVIFLLPLVTKVFALDVRESGWVFIVLILLDAWTNPSHSVVLYHAENRFRVLRLFRAVLVTPAVHFTHHSREPIHNIVNGCNFGARLTLWDRLFGTYVEPPAHIPDTGLFSEEADYCRTPLRFLFQPYVRMFEELRHNKIRHWPAILFGSTAYEPPVSVNCKY; from the coding sequence ATGGAAGTACGAATCGATGTACCGAACTGCAACCGGCAAGCGAATGAGGCCATTCAGCGGCTGAAGGCGCTGAAGCGGTGGGTATGGGATAGAGACATCTCCTTCGGGAGAGCCGGGCCGCAGGTCATGGTTCTCGCCGTCCTCGCCGCCGCCGCGCTCGTCGCGGAGCTGTCCTGGCATCACGACGGACTCGGGTTGCTGGAACTCCTGCACGCGAAGAGCGTGGTGATCTTCTACAACGTGAAGGCATTGGCGCTCTCCGACGTGGACGCCCCGATCGCCTCATGGATCGTCGCCGCGGCGATGGCGCGCATCGTCTTTGGAATCCTCGTCGGGATCCTCGATGCCGCATTCTACAAGAGGATCACGGGACGCCCGTTCGATTGGGAGGCCATGATCAACGTCTCCGTCGTCAATGTCGTGTTTCTGTTGACGACGGTGTTCACCTTCATGAACCCATCGGTTCAGCGGCTGCTGCAGCACTACGCAGCCTTGATAGACCGTGTCCCGACGATGGTGCACCTGCACGGCGCCCTCGCGCTGATCGTCGCGTGCCTCCTTGCGGACTTTTGTTACTACTGGTCCCACCGATGGAGTCACGGGAACCGATTCTTTTGGAACCTCGGGCACATCAATCATCATCGCTCGCGTAACCTGTCCCAGCTCACCCAGGCCGTCGACCCACAGTCCTCCCTCCTGGACGTGGCCGGCGGGAGGGCCTTCGTGATCTTCTTGCTCCCCCTGGTGACGAAGGTCTTCGCGCTCGACGTTCGCGAGAGCGGCTGGGTCTTCATCGTCCTGATCCTCCTCGACGCGTGGACCAACCCCTCCCACTCCGTCGTTCTCTACCACGCCGAGAACAGGTTCCGCGTGCTGAGGTTGTTCCGTGCGGTCCTGGTCACCCCCGCCGTGCATTTCACGCACCATTCGAGGGAGCCGATTCACAACATCGTGAACGGATGCAACTTCGGCGCGAGATTGACCCTCTGGGACAGGCTCTTCGGGACCTACGTCGAGCCGCCCGCCCACATACCAGACACGGGGTTGTTCAGCGAGGAGGCCGACTACTGCCGCACGCCCCTGCGCTTCCTGTTTCAACCCTACGTCCGGATGTTCGAAGAGCTAAGGCACAACAAGATCAGGCATTGGCCAGCGATCCTGTTCGGTTCGACGGCCTATGAACCGCCGGTATCGGTGAACTGCAAGTATTGA
- a CDS encoding DUF3105 domain-containing protein, with protein sequence MIRRRDRLFLRSAVALGALALPVVVFACSPVETVSPAPVDAGAEASSSSSSSSTSSSSSSSSGAGGQGGGGSGGAGGVGGSGGTGGVGGSGGGGGTGGGSGGAGGSGSGTGGVGGSGGAGGVGGSGGAGGSEPDAGPGDAGACPVTTMAVPIAPAPHVVMCSPVVYATNPPTSGPHYPSWAAFKWYDAPVPRGFLVHSMEHGAVVISYHCEGGCESELATLAAFLDARPADPLCVAPLKARIIVVPDPALDVRFAAAAWGGLLRADCLDTAALGAFLDTYYAKGPENFCYDGVDVLAPGSGVPADCGTAPMDAGAD encoded by the coding sequence GTGATTCGCCGCCGAGATCGCTTGTTTTTGCGCAGCGCCGTGGCCCTCGGCGCGCTCGCGCTCCCCGTCGTCGTGTTCGCGTGCTCGCCGGTCGAGACGGTGTCCCCCGCGCCCGTGGACGCGGGCGCGGAGGCGTCGTCCTCGTCGTCGTCCTCGTCTACGTCCTCGTCCTCGTCCTCGTCTAGCGGCGCAGGAGGGCAGGGGGGCGGCGGAAGCGGCGGCGCTGGTGGTGTCGGCGGAAGCGGCGGCACGGGCGGCGTCGGCGGAAGCGGAGGCGGAGGCGGCACCGGAGGCGGAAGCGGTGGCGCGGGCGGCAGCGGAAGCGGCACCGGAGGCGTTGGCGGAAGCGGCGGCGCCGGAGGCGTTGGCGGAAGCGGTGGCGCCGGCGGCAGCGAACCCGACGCTGGACCGGGGGATGCCGGCGCCTGCCCCGTCACCACGATGGCCGTGCCCATCGCGCCCGCCCCGCACGTCGTGATGTGCTCCCCCGTCGTGTACGCGACGAACCCTCCGACCTCGGGCCCGCACTACCCCTCGTGGGCTGCGTTCAAGTGGTACGACGCGCCCGTCCCGCGTGGTTTCCTCGTCCATTCGATGGAGCACGGCGCGGTCGTCATCTCGTACCATTGCGAAGGCGGCTGCGAATCCGAGCTCGCGACCCTCGCGGCATTCCTCGACGCACGCCCGGCCGATCCGCTCTGCGTCGCACCCTTGAAGGCGCGCATCATCGTCGTCCCCGACCCTGCGCTGGACGTCCGATTCGCCGCGGCCGCGTGGGGCGGGCTCCTCCGCGCCGATTGCCTCGACACCGCCGCGCTCGGCGCCTTCCTCGACACGTATTATGCGAAGGGGCCCGAAAACTTCTGCTACGACGGCGTGGACGTCCTCGCCCCGGGCAGCGGGGTCCCGGCCGATTGCGGCACGGCGCCCATGGACGCGGGCGCGGATTGA
- the hflK gene encoding FtsH protease activity modulator HflK, whose product MNAETTPENVEAAPAEQEPTRSSEKTSILTINILVAVLVIGGMAAQNLFYTVQPDERAVITRFGAVIGQAGPGLHFKLPFGIDEVQKVPTERVLKQKFGFPTESSKEGDRAHAPIGDDREEREMLTGDLNMIDVSWVVQYQIRDPVEYLYQLKDPERSLRDVSEAVIRRLVGMHPASDVLTTGGGEISLLARDEIQKAMTDDASGIHVTAVELHAVVPPERVRSSFNEVNQARQEREQMINDAIKQKNQAIPKAIGEAKRTIAEAEAYAIERVNRAKGDVARFQAILKEYERAPEVTRRRLYLEALREVAPKAGKIIVVQDGDSHPQSFLHLNEQSGDAQK is encoded by the coding sequence GTGAACGCTGAAACTACACCCGAAAATGTCGAGGCCGCACCCGCGGAGCAGGAGCCCACACGCTCGTCGGAAAAAACCAGCATCCTGACCATCAACATCCTCGTCGCGGTGCTCGTGATCGGGGGAATGGCAGCCCAGAATCTTTTCTATACCGTCCAGCCGGACGAGCGGGCCGTGATCACGCGCTTCGGCGCGGTCATCGGCCAGGCGGGGCCCGGGCTTCACTTCAAACTCCCCTTCGGTATCGACGAGGTCCAGAAGGTCCCCACGGAGCGCGTCCTCAAGCAGAAGTTCGGGTTCCCCACCGAATCGAGCAAGGAGGGCGATCGCGCCCACGCCCCCATCGGGGATGACCGAGAGGAGCGCGAGATGCTCACGGGGGATCTCAACATGATCGATGTGTCCTGGGTGGTGCAGTACCAGATCCGTGACCCGGTCGAATATTTGTATCAATTGAAGGATCCCGAGCGCTCGTTACGGGACGTCTCCGAGGCGGTCATCCGCCGCCTCGTGGGGATGCACCCGGCCAGTGACGTGCTGACCACGGGCGGGGGGGAGATCTCCCTGCTGGCGCGTGACGAGATCCAGAAGGCGATGACCGACGATGCCTCCGGCATTCACGTCACGGCGGTGGAATTGCATGCCGTGGTCCCCCCGGAGCGGGTGCGCTCCTCCTTCAATGAGGTCAACCAGGCTCGCCAAGAGCGCGAGCAGATGATCAACGACGCCATCAAGCAGAAGAACCAGGCGATCCCGAAAGCCATCGGCGAGGCCAAACGTACCATCGCCGAGGCCGAGGCGTACGCCATCGAGCGCGTCAATCGTGCCAAAGGTGATGTCGCCCGGTTCCAGGCCATCCTCAAGGAGTACGAGCGAGCGCCGGAGGTGACCCGCAGACGCCTCTATCTGGAGGCCCTCCGGGAGGTCGCACCCAAGGCCGGCAAGATCATTGTCGTGCAGGATGGGGACAGCCACCCACAGTCGTTCCTCCACCTGAACGAGCAATCGGGAGACGCGCAGAAATGA
- the hflC gene encoding protease modulator HflC, with translation MNFKTAGLCVLFAILLITVYSSAFVVSETDQAFILQFGEIKGEAITKPGLHWKLPFVQEVRRFDERRLVWEGDVEQVPTRDREFILVNASTRWRIDDPRLFLESVHDERGAQLSFDDILHAAVRDKVSGARLEGVIGSPGREELERGILEAAQAQMSSYGIELLDVRIKRVNYIASVREQVENRMISERQSIAEKFRSEGRGRSEEILGEMQKELQDIRSEASRKAEEIRGAADAQVARLYGRAHSKNAEFYSFLETLETYRDTMGANTTLMLRADSDFYRYLQSIEKR, from the coding sequence ATGAATTTCAAAACCGCCGGCCTCTGCGTTCTTTTTGCCATCCTTTTGATCACCGTCTATTCCTCTGCCTTCGTCGTGAGCGAGACGGACCAGGCATTCATCCTCCAGTTCGGCGAGATCAAGGGCGAGGCGATTACCAAACCCGGTCTCCATTGGAAGCTGCCCTTCGTCCAGGAGGTCCGCCGCTTCGACGAGCGCCGGCTCGTCTGGGAGGGAGATGTCGAGCAGGTTCCGACCCGCGATCGCGAGTTCATCCTGGTCAATGCCAGCACCCGCTGGCGTATCGACGATCCACGGCTGTTTCTGGAAAGCGTGCACGACGAGCGCGGCGCGCAGCTCAGCTTCGATGACATCCTCCACGCTGCCGTGCGCGACAAGGTCTCCGGCGCCAGGCTGGAAGGGGTCATCGGCTCTCCGGGCCGAGAAGAGCTGGAGCGAGGGATCCTGGAAGCTGCCCAGGCTCAGATGTCCAGCTACGGAATCGAGCTTTTGGACGTCCGTATCAAGCGCGTCAACTACATCGCAAGCGTACGGGAGCAGGTGGAGAACCGCATGATCTCCGAGCGTCAAAGCATCGCGGAGAAATTCCGCTCCGAGGGCCGTGGCCGCAGCGAGGAGATCCTCGGTGAGATGCAGAAAGAGCTCCAGGACATCCGCTCGGAAGCTTCACGCAAGGCCGAAGAGATCCGCGGAGCCGCCGATGCCCAGGTGGCCCGCCTCTACGGTCGTGCCCATAGCAAGAACGCCGAGTTCTATAGCTTTCTCGAAACCCTGGAGACCTACCGCGATACGATGGGGGCCAACACAACCCTCATGCTCAGGGCAGACTCCGACTTCTACCGCTACCTCCAATCGATCGAAAAACGCTGA
- a CDS encoding MFS transporter translates to MSQGTAASKNEARDGGLSLLFIGFFVFGLLSTIIGVTIPNVKQEFGITNEASGMVFVCWSCGVLVGAYLGGKAFYVASARTLLIVTSLSSIACLLLLYGERELPFYRLYIFALSLSGSVFFTAGHATAAKASRGNKVSTLSFMDFSFSMGSLSTPLLVNRFAPSGAQAIGNWRLVFLVAAALLVVVLVLAARRPEGPRPDPTKAAARVGSDYLSVLRSPIALAFMMGCLFLQATEWGHCVWFVTYAHEAIGLSTEQAREAFSLFLVGMASSRLLMSWLSWIFRSTTLMAILVSIATVAAASVVDHQSYSALCTLNFMFGFGLGALFPLMLGLSMELAPTKSSMLSGIGLMAGTLGAQGLSYSMGLFADHASLAASYRHIVWAVAALLLCMLAFLSLHIRRRGPSKEPADGTGESAAPAMLDSGRLSDARVAFSFHPFKEVFDGLVSRLRARGSRRSLRDHLRRALLDMDLRREFVTLFGKTQRITREEAFRFLHHVQDKYPLVRELYPSPAEMLAVADQNPVPR, encoded by the coding sequence ATGTCGCAAGGCACTGCCGCATCGAAGAACGAAGCACGTGATGGCGGGCTCTCCCTGCTGTTCATCGGGTTCTTTGTGTTTGGCCTGCTCAGCACGATCATAGGCGTCACGATACCCAATGTAAAACAGGAGTTTGGCATCACGAACGAAGCTTCCGGCATGGTGTTCGTCTGTTGGTCCTGCGGGGTCCTCGTCGGCGCCTATCTCGGCGGGAAGGCATTTTACGTTGCCTCGGCGAGGACGCTCCTCATCGTGACCTCTCTGTCCTCCATCGCTTGCCTCTTGCTGCTCTACGGAGAGAGGGAACTCCCGTTCTATCGGCTCTACATCTTCGCTCTGTCCTTGTCGGGGAGCGTGTTCTTCACCGCGGGGCATGCGACCGCCGCCAAAGCCAGTCGAGGCAACAAGGTATCGACCCTGAGCTTCATGGACTTCTCGTTCAGCATGGGGAGCTTGTCGACGCCTCTCTTGGTCAATCGATTCGCTCCTTCCGGCGCTCAGGCGATCGGCAACTGGCGGCTCGTCTTCCTGGTCGCGGCAGCCTTGCTGGTCGTCGTCCTGGTGCTGGCCGCACGCCGCCCCGAGGGGCCGCGACCGGATCCGACAAAGGCGGCTGCGCGCGTCGGGTCCGACTATCTCTCGGTGCTCCGCAGCCCAATCGCGTTGGCATTCATGATGGGATGCCTGTTCCTGCAAGCCACCGAATGGGGGCACTGCGTCTGGTTCGTCACGTATGCCCACGAGGCCATAGGCCTCTCTACGGAACAAGCCCGAGAGGCCTTCAGTCTCTTTCTGGTCGGAATGGCCTCGTCACGGCTTCTGATGAGCTGGCTCAGCTGGATCTTCCGATCCACGACCTTGATGGCGATCCTCGTCTCGATCGCCACCGTCGCAGCGGCATCCGTGGTGGACCACCAGAGCTACTCGGCCCTCTGTACCCTGAACTTCATGTTCGGCTTCGGTCTGGGAGCGCTCTTCCCGCTGATGCTGGGCTTGTCGATGGAGCTCGCCCCCACGAAGAGCTCGATGCTGTCAGGCATTGGTCTGATGGCAGGCACCCTGGGGGCCCAAGGCCTCTCCTATTCGATGGGGCTTTTTGCCGACCACGCCTCCCTTGCCGCGTCGTACCGCCATATCGTATGGGCGGTGGCCGCGCTCCTCCTTTGCATGCTGGCCTTCTTGTCGCTCCACATCCGGCGACGAGGCCCGAGCAAGGAGCCGGCAGACGGCACCGGAGAAAGCGCGGCACCGGCGATGCTGGATTCAGGCCGGCTTTCCGACGCGCGGGTCGCGTTCAGCTTCCATCCATTCAAAGAGGTGTTCGACGGCCTCGTCTCGCGCCTCCGGGCGCGGGGCTCGCGACGCTCCCTTCGCGATCACCTCCGGCGTGCATTGCTGGACATGGATCTGCGGAGAGAGTTCGTGACCCTGTTCGGGAAGACCCAACGCATCACGCGCGAAGAGGCCTTCAGGTTCCTGCATCACGTGCAGGACAAATACCCTCTCGTGAGGGAGCTCTATCCGAGCCCGGCGGAGATGTTGGCGGTGGCGGACCAGAATCCCGTCCCTCGCTGA
- a CDS encoding TraR/DksA family transcriptional regulator → MDARKGVGIGSIVPQRPVARPATRESIDELPELTQEQREELRSLLETRRAEILASIETRQEQERDTGREVGDEMDEANIEGATAMASRLLERDVQLLSEIDRALAKFSDGTYGLCEGTGEPIGVPRLRSRPWARFSVEYQEQLEREARTRGGI, encoded by the coding sequence ATGGACGCTCGAAAGGGAGTAGGGATCGGGAGCATCGTGCCGCAAAGGCCCGTTGCAAGGCCGGCGACGCGCGAGTCGATCGACGAGCTACCCGAGCTCACGCAAGAGCAGCGCGAGGAGCTGCGCTCGTTGCTGGAGACGCGTCGCGCAGAGATTCTGGCGAGCATCGAGACACGCCAGGAGCAAGAGCGCGACACCGGCCGCGAGGTCGGCGACGAGATGGACGAGGCGAACATCGAGGGCGCGACGGCGATGGCCTCACGCCTGCTCGAACGGGACGTGCAGCTCCTCTCGGAGATCGACCGCGCGCTCGCGAAGTTCAGCGACGGCACGTATGGCCTGTGCGAGGGCACGGGCGAGCCGATTGGCGTTCCGCGTCTGCGCTCGCGGCCCTGGGCGCGCTTCAGCGTGGAGTACCAGGAGCAGCTCGAGCGCGAAGCGCGCACGCGCGGCGGCATCTGA